Proteins from one Deinococcus actinosclerus genomic window:
- the panD gene encoding aspartate 1-decarboxylase produces MERIMFRAKIHRATVTQADLDYVGSITVDQDLLDAADILVNERVDIYNITNGNRLSTYALSGPRGSGVIGINGAAAHLVNPGDLVIIAAFGNYSEEEARALEPHVVHVDARNRRIELQPA; encoded by the coding sequence GTGGAACGCATCATGTTCAGGGCCAAGATTCACCGCGCCACCGTCACCCAGGCCGACCTGGATTACGTGGGAAGCATCACCGTCGACCAGGACCTGCTCGACGCGGCGGACATCCTCGTGAACGAACGGGTGGACATCTACAACATCACCAACGGCAACCGCCTGAGCACCTACGCCCTGAGTGGCCCGCGCGGGAGCGGCGTGATCGGCATCAACGGGGCCGCCGCGCACCTCGTGAATCCCGGTGACCTCGTGATCATCGCCGCGTTCGGAAACTACAGCGAGGAGGAGGCCCGCGCGCTCGAGCCGCACGTCGTGCACGTGGACGCGCGCAACCGCCGGATCGAACTGCAACCCGCCTGA
- a CDS encoding Rqc2 family fibronectin-binding protein — translation MEGLMLARVLRDLSAQLPLRTLGWVFPDETTAALLLDGPRLGGPSNLVLAYRPPQPVVYLSRERLRGDPRSPFQRFLAARVRGDLLRAEQLKLDRVITLHFAGETGFVDQPPTRLLFEVTGRNANLLVLDEGEGFEGRIVMAAREITGSRNRFRTIRTGGRYTPPPPYEKLNPRALSPEQAQALRSVPVGRWREQLDGLGPLLGAELARRADLGPAELPGEAWPRVLAAVQSLVADPTVSEGALQDGAREAARGEKAATLRKALREPLDKRVTLLRNQLADVTRAEAGLTDAARDREEADLLMAYAHTVPTGAGSVTLPAFDGSGERPVSLEPQLSAVQNAEKRYARARRREDVYLRLAEREDTLRAELAEAEARVQALDTADLPDLEALSARVQQERPEKSPYGTRFTTPSGLEALVGRNNKENATLTHRIGRSLDWWFHAQGYPGSHVLVRSGGRDLDLPDILYAARLAAANSKARGSSNVPVDYTRIKHVWKPRGAPAGQVHYTDQKTVFVDGTLPE, via the coding sequence GTGGAAGGCCTGATGCTCGCGCGCGTGCTGCGCGACCTGAGCGCCCAGCTGCCCCTGCGCACCCTGGGCTGGGTCTTCCCGGACGAGACGACCGCCGCGCTGCTGCTCGACGGGCCGCGCCTGGGGGGCCCCAGCAATCTGGTGCTCGCCTACCGACCGCCGCAGCCCGTGGTGTACCTGTCGCGCGAGCGGCTGCGCGGCGATCCCCGCAGCCCCTTCCAGCGCTTCCTGGCGGCGCGGGTGCGGGGTGACCTGCTGCGCGCCGAGCAGCTGAAACTCGACCGGGTGATCACCCTGCACTTCGCGGGCGAGACGGGGTTCGTGGATCAGCCGCCCACCCGGCTGCTGTTCGAGGTGACGGGCCGCAACGCCAACCTCCTCGTCCTCGACGAGGGGGAGGGCTTCGAGGGCCGCATCGTGATGGCCGCGCGCGAGATCACCGGCAGCCGCAACCGCTTCCGCACCATCCGCACCGGGGGGCGCTACACGCCGCCGCCGCCCTACGAGAAGCTCAATCCGCGCGCCCTCAGCCCCGAGCAGGCCCAGGCGCTGCGCAGCGTTCCTGTCGGGCGCTGGCGTGAGCAGCTCGACGGCCTGGGGCCGCTGCTGGGCGCGGAGCTCGCCCGCCGGGCGGACCTGGGCCCCGCCGAGCTGCCCGGTGAGGCGTGGCCGCGCGTCCTGGCGGCGGTGCAGTCCCTGGTGGCCGACCCGACCGTCAGCGAGGGCGCCTTGCAGGACGGCGCGCGCGAGGCGGCCCGCGGTGAGAAGGCCGCCACGCTGCGCAAGGCCCTGCGCGAACCGCTCGACAAGCGCGTGACGCTGCTGCGCAACCAGCTCGCGGACGTCACGCGCGCCGAGGCGGGCCTCACCGACGCCGCCCGCGACCGGGAGGAGGCCGACCTGCTCATGGCCTACGCGCACACCGTGCCCACCGGCGCCGGCAGCGTCACCCTGCCCGCCTTCGACGGGAGCGGCGAGCGGCCCGTCAGCCTCGAACCGCAGCTGAGCGCCGTGCAGAACGCCGAGAAGCGCTACGCCCGCGCCCGGCGCCGTGAGGACGTGTACCTGCGCCTCGCCGAGCGTGAGGACACCCTGCGCGCCGAACTGGCCGAGGCCGAGGCCCGCGTGCAGGCGCTGGACACCGCCGACCTGCCCGACCTGGAAGCCCTGAGTGCCCGGGTGCAGCAGGAACGCCCGGAAAAGAGCCCCTACGGCACGCGCTTCACCACGCCGAGCGGGCTGGAGGCCCTGGTGGGCCGCAACAACAAGGAGAACGCCACCCTGACCCACCGCATCGGGCGGAGCCTGGACTGGTGGTTCCACGCGCAGGGGTACCCCGGCAGTCACGTCCTGGTGCGCAGCGGCGGGCGCGACCTGGACCTGCCGGACATCCTGTACGCCGCGCGGCTGGCCGCCGCGAACAGCAAGGCGCGCGGCAGCAGCAACGTCCCCGTGGACTACACGCGCATCAAGCACGTGTGGAAGCCGCGCGGCGCCCCCGCCGGGCAGGTGCACTACACCGACCAGAAGACCGTGTTCGTGGACGGCACCCTGCCCGAGTAG
- a CDS encoding BamA/OMP85 family outer membrane protein yields MRHPLTLAVTVLLAAPAVAQTAGTVQDVTVVGTSDLLANFIRATLSTQTGTPLSSVNLRQVEQEVVATGYFKSAVAELRSVGGKDTLVITVVPNATIKDVTITGLTFLPADGFKKSVADLLNIAPGATLNNQRIEEAKTALAQNFEQEGYPFAPSISADVKAAADGTVTVNFVVDETAPVSRVEVSGVTLLPAAQITGIFKPLYDAKRFTPDAYYGAVQQLQQAYDDAGYVQAGVDVQSSTLEGGVLKIKVIEGRVTAVNLDDLGNPQVTLQTQAGQPVSLSKLQADVRTLSNQTGKPVGFAIQADPQNPAQVTVLFGSAGVETGPVKAVAIQGNTLIPTATLQAALKTKVGDVYSPQLAQQDFLALRDAYRKQGYEISTRDAITFKDGTLTFAVREVKVAAYELQWQGAHNTKDRVITRELPAPGSAFNRNELNAALGRIARLGFVRVTTESVRADPQNPESITYVLGIAETKSGIPVNLGLSYDQFNGGFAGDAGYSNNNVFGLGHNLTASLGGQQNEAGQNLVANASYTIPWLDIDFLDFRKTPTSLSFSAGTNVFGNNALLTRSTDTPARTDTGWDYTTRDTSFSVSAGRSLARNLTANVGVGISYKTYYLEALQSGDKNTVAYKDASGADQTRTFSQGDAEALLPDTNLTTRLSSGLNYDSTTSGEFPDKGVRASLGAAYSFGRQGDTPLRWTTLGGGASTYYGFGRTIEKDLGVSNKQQVFAVRANAGTVLGVDSAPAGTGYSVGGGSVATPFQLRGLKDGELFGTNYFTTSAEYRYDFGLKAGIAQGLYGVLFADAGTAWGGSATNTDPSLKYGIGAGAQLNLGIGGALLPSLRFDYGFSPQTGTGKFYFRIGNFW; encoded by the coding sequence ATGCGACACCCCCTGACGCTCGCCGTGACCGTCCTTCTTGCCGCGCCTGCCGTCGCCCAGACCGCGGGCACCGTGCAGGACGTGACCGTGGTCGGCACCAGCGACCTGCTGGCCAACTTTATCCGCGCCACCCTCAGCACCCAGACCGGCACGCCCCTGAGCAGCGTGAACCTCCGCCAGGTCGAGCAGGAGGTCGTGGCCACCGGATACTTCAAGAGCGCCGTGGCCGAACTGCGCAGCGTGGGCGGCAAGGACACCCTGGTCATCACCGTGGTGCCCAACGCCACCATCAAGGACGTCACCATTACGGGCCTGACCTTCCTGCCCGCCGACGGCTTCAAGAAGAGTGTCGCTGACCTCCTGAACATCGCCCCCGGCGCCACACTGAACAACCAGCGCATCGAGGAAGCCAAGACGGCCCTGGCGCAGAACTTCGAGCAGGAAGGCTACCCCTTCGCGCCCAGCATCAGCGCCGACGTGAAGGCGGCGGCCGACGGCACCGTCACCGTGAACTTCGTCGTGGACGAGACCGCCCCCGTCAGCCGCGTGGAGGTCAGCGGCGTCACGCTGCTGCCCGCCGCTCAGATCACGGGCATCTTCAAGCCGCTGTACGACGCCAAGCGCTTCACGCCCGACGCGTACTACGGCGCCGTGCAGCAGCTCCAGCAGGCCTACGACGACGCCGGCTACGTCCAGGCAGGCGTCGACGTGCAGAGCAGCACCCTGGAAGGCGGCGTCCTGAAGATCAAGGTCATCGAGGGCCGCGTCACGGCCGTCAACCTCGACGACCTGGGCAACCCCCAGGTGACCCTGCAGACCCAGGCCGGGCAGCCCGTCAGCCTCAGCAAACTCCAGGCCGACGTCCGCACCCTCTCCAACCAGACCGGCAAGCCCGTGGGCTTCGCCATCCAGGCCGATCCCCAGAACCCCGCGCAGGTCACCGTGCTGTTCGGCTCCGCCGGCGTCGAGACCGGGCCGGTCAAGGCCGTCGCCATCCAGGGCAACACCCTGATCCCCACCGCGACCCTCCAGGCCGCCCTGAAGACCAAGGTGGGCGACGTGTACTCCCCGCAGCTGGCCCAGCAGGACTTCCTGGCGCTGCGCGACGCGTACCGCAAGCAGGGCTACGAGATCAGCACCCGCGACGCCATCACCTTCAAGGACGGCACCCTGACCTTCGCGGTACGCGAGGTGAAGGTCGCCGCCTACGAACTCCAGTGGCAGGGCGCCCACAACACCAAGGACCGCGTGATCACCCGTGAACTGCCCGCGCCGGGCAGCGCCTTCAACCGCAACGAGCTGAACGCGGCGCTGGGCCGCATCGCCCGCCTGGGCTTCGTGCGCGTCACCACCGAGAGCGTCCGCGCCGACCCGCAGAACCCCGAGAGCATCACCTACGTGCTGGGAATCGCGGAAACCAAGAGCGGCATCCCCGTCAACCTGGGCCTGAGCTACGACCAGTTCAACGGTGGCTTCGCCGGGGACGCCGGGTACTCCAACAACAACGTCTTCGGTCTGGGCCACAACCTGACGGCCAGCCTGGGCGGGCAGCAGAACGAGGCGGGACAGAACCTCGTGGCGAACGCCAGCTACACGATTCCCTGGCTGGACATCGACTTCCTGGATTTCCGCAAGACCCCCACCAGCCTCAGCTTCAGCGCGGGCACCAACGTCTTCGGCAACAACGCCCTGCTTACCAGGAGCACCGACACCCCCGCAAGGACTGACACCGGCTGGGACTACACGACCCGCGACACCAGCTTCAGCGTCAGCGCCGGGCGCAGCCTCGCCAGGAACCTCACCGCGAACGTGGGCGTGGGGATCAGCTACAAGACCTACTACCTCGAAGCCCTCCAGAGCGGTGACAAGAACACGGTCGCGTACAAGGACGCCAGCGGCGCCGACCAGACCCGCACCTTCAGCCAGGGTGACGCCGAGGCGCTGCTGCCCGACACCAACCTGACCACCCGCCTGTCCAGTGGCCTGAACTACGACAGCACCACCAGCGGCGAGTTCCCCGACAAGGGCGTGCGCGCCAGCCTGGGCGCCGCGTACAGCTTCGGCCGTCAGGGCGACACGCCCCTGCGCTGGACGACGCTGGGCGGCGGCGCGAGCACCTACTACGGCTTCGGGCGCACCATCGAGAAGGACCTGGGCGTCAGCAACAAGCAGCAGGTGTTCGCCGTGCGCGCCAACGCCGGCACCGTGCTGGGCGTCGACAGTGCCCCGGCCGGTACCGGGTACTCCGTCGGCGGGGGCAGCGTCGCCACGCCCTTCCAGCTGCGCGGCCTGAAGGACGGCGAGCTGTTCGGCACGAACTACTTCACCACCAGCGCCGAGTACCGCTACGACTTCGGCCTGAAAGCCGGGATCGCCCAGGGCCTGTACGGCGTGCTGTTCGCCGACGCCGGGACTGCCTGGGGCGGCAGCGCCACGAACACCGATCCCAGCCTGAAATACGGCATCGGGGCGGGCGCGCAGCTCAACCTCGGCATCGGCGGGGCGCTGCTGCCCAGCCTGCGCTTCGACTACGGCTTCAGCCCCCAGACCGGCACCGGGAAGTTCTACTTCCGCATCGGGAACTTCTGGTAA
- a CDS encoding YggS family pyridoxal phosphate enzyme, which translates to MSLPGVLAGIRAAEQAAGRAPGSARLVAVTKGQDLDAIERCVLAHGAFPLGEGRAQELRDKSALRPELEWHFIGSLQRNKVKYLRHVTLVHSIEAPWQAEAIAQAAQGWGRAPDVLLQVHNGEAQKHGAETHELAGVLREVEQTGLTVRGLMVMAPDLDDLPLPERDARLLTLFTDTARRAHDLGLSELSMGMSGDYPLAVAAGATLVRVGRSLFT; encoded by the coding sequence ATGAGTCTGCCCGGGGTCCTGGCCGGCATCCGCGCGGCGGAGCAGGCAGCGGGCCGCGCACCCGGCAGCGCGCGGCTGGTCGCCGTGACCAAGGGACAGGATCTGGACGCCATCGAGCGCTGCGTGCTGGCGCACGGCGCGTTTCCCCTGGGCGAGGGCCGCGCGCAGGAACTGCGGGACAAGTCGGCGCTGCGGCCGGAACTGGAGTGGCATTTCATCGGGTCGCTCCAGCGCAACAAGGTGAAGTACCTGCGGCACGTGACGCTGGTGCATTCCATTGAGGCGCCCTGGCAGGCCGAGGCCATCGCGCAGGCCGCGCAGGGCTGGGGGCGCGCGCCGGACGTGCTGCTCCAGGTGCACAACGGCGAGGCCCAGAAGCATGGCGCCGAGACACACGAGCTGGCCGGCGTGCTGCGCGAGGTGGAGCAGACCGGCCTGACGGTGCGGGGCCTGATGGTGATGGCGCCCGATCTGGACGATCTGCCGCTGCCCGAGCGGGACGCCCGGCTCCTGACCCTGTTTACGGACACCGCCCGGCGCGCGCATGATCTGGGTCTGTCAGAGTTGAGCATGGGCATGAGCGGGGATTACCCGCTGGCCGTTGCGGCTGGAGCCACCCTGGTTCGGGTGGGAAGGAGTCTGTTCACGTGA